Proteins encoded in a region of the Burkholderia ubonensis subsp. mesacidophila genome:
- a CDS encoding DUF6013 family protein: MSQRSVSVAAAWSVAIAAACVSASAFAAPPVKGSLKGGGTGQLDYTVKVDSKTFGNTQETRKIRSGETDDFNWKSVPPDGAVAMPDECPNAGNLPRDANGAMVRQTQVRLAPSIDAKGMANVQMSFQAAAPKGTRSVTVGGKSLLCPNVVSVSQVKWLTISSNGGSKTVTMSDGTKVAVSIKR; encoded by the coding sequence ATGAGCCAACGCAGTGTGTCGGTCGCCGCAGCGTGGTCGGTCGCGATCGCGGCGGCGTGCGTCAGCGCGAGCGCGTTCGCGGCGCCGCCGGTCAAGGGCAGCCTGAAGGGCGGCGGTACCGGGCAGCTCGACTACACCGTCAAGGTCGATTCGAAGACGTTCGGCAATACGCAGGAGACGCGCAAGATCCGCTCGGGCGAGACGGACGACTTCAACTGGAAATCGGTGCCGCCCGACGGCGCGGTCGCGATGCCGGACGAATGCCCGAACGCCGGCAACCTGCCGCGCGACGCGAACGGCGCGATGGTCCGGCAGACGCAGGTCCGGCTCGCGCCGTCGATCGACGCGAAGGGGATGGCGAACGTGCAGATGAGCTTCCAGGCGGCCGCGCCGAAAGGCACACGCAGCGTGACGGTAGGCGGCAAGTCGCTGCTGTGCCCGAACGTCGTGTCGGTGAGCCAGGTGAAGTGGCTGACGATCTCGTCCAACGGCGGATCGAAAACCGTCACGATGAGCGACGGCACGAAGGTGGCGGTGTCGATCAAGCGCTGA
- a CDS encoding IS110 family transposase — translation MSVSSVVVGIDVAKEHVDIEVLGAELASQRWANDAEAHSALAAALQPLNISLIVMEATGGYEAALACALQAVGLPVAVVNPRQARDFAKSMGRLAKTDTIDAHMLAEFASVLVRRQDLASFIRPLADAQQQALAAMVTRRRQLLGMLLSERQRLQLAIPVVRPSIETMIDAIRKQLDDVDAQMVAHVREHYSALDVLLRSASGIGPVASATLIAELPELGRLNRRQIAALVGVAPMAWDSGTVRGRRRIQGGRFDIRRVLYMAALTASRRNPAITAFYQRLIASGKPPKVALVACMRKLLTVLNAMVRTSTPWDSSLHSA, via the coding sequence ATGTCTGTTTCCTCAGTGGTGGTCGGCATCGACGTGGCCAAAGAACACGTCGATATTGAAGTCTTGGGCGCTGAACTGGCTTCTCAGCGATGGGCTAACGATGCCGAGGCGCACTCGGCACTGGCAGCGGCTTTGCAACCGCTGAACATTAGCCTGATCGTCATGGAGGCCACTGGCGGCTACGAAGCAGCGCTTGCCTGCGCGCTGCAAGCGGTTGGTCTGCCGGTTGCCGTGGTTAATCCGCGTCAGGCGCGCGACTTTGCTAAATCGATGGGACGTCTGGCCAAGACTGACACGATCGATGCCCATATGCTGGCCGAGTTCGCATCGGTACTGGTTCGCCGCCAGGATCTGGCCAGCTTCATTCGACCGCTGGCGGACGCCCAGCAACAAGCCCTGGCCGCCATGGTCACGCGTCGTCGTCAGTTGCTCGGCATGCTGCTCTCGGAGCGACAGCGTCTGCAACTGGCGATTCCAGTCGTTCGCCCGAGCATCGAGACCATGATCGACGCCATTCGCAAGCAACTCGATGATGTCGATGCCCAAATGGTCGCTCACGTTCGCGAGCACTACAGTGCGCTCGACGTGTTGCTTCGCTCCGCAAGCGGTATCGGTCCGGTAGCCAGCGCCACATTGATCGCGGAATTGCCTGAGCTCGGTCGGCTTAATCGGCGCCAGATTGCAGCCTTGGTCGGTGTCGCCCCGATGGCTTGGGACTCTGGAACCGTCCGCGGACGCAGGCGAATCCAAGGCGGACGCTTTGATATCCGCCGCGTTCTGTACATGGCTGCGCTCACCGCTTCGCGACGCAACCCCGCCATTACCGCCTTCTACCAACGGCTCATTGCTTCCGGCAAACCGCCCAAGGTTGCACTGGTTGCCTGCATGCGCAAGCTCTTGACCGTGCTCAACGCCATGGTCAGAACCAGCACTCCTTGGGACAGTTCGCTTCATTCCGCTTGA
- a CDS encoding zinc-binding alcohol dehydrogenase family protein produces the protein MKAVGLTRYLPIDDPQALLDVELPQPVPGPRDLLVKIEAISVNPVDTKVRAPKPQVETAPRVLGWDAAGTVVAVGAEVTLFRPGDEVFYAGSITRPGANSEYHAVDERIAALKPRTLDFAAAAALPLTALTAWEALFDRLRVSPQGADAGKSVLIVGGAGGVGSIAIQLAKTLGKLHVIATASRPESVQWVRGLGADQVVDHFGDLPAQLRDAGYPQVDYVLIFNDSDRHFPAAAEVIRPQGGICTIVENAKPLPVELLKAKSAAFHWEFMFTRAMFETPDMIEQHKLLTEVARLVDDGVLRTTLGEHLGAINADNVRRAHRLLEAGRAIGKLVLSGF, from the coding sequence ATGAAAGCCGTTGGACTGACCCGTTACCTGCCGATCGACGATCCGCAGGCGTTGCTCGACGTCGAGCTGCCGCAGCCCGTGCCGGGCCCGCGCGACCTGCTCGTGAAGATCGAGGCGATTTCCGTGAACCCGGTCGACACCAAGGTGCGCGCACCGAAGCCGCAGGTCGAAACCGCGCCGCGCGTGCTCGGCTGGGACGCCGCCGGCACGGTCGTCGCGGTCGGCGCGGAAGTGACGCTGTTCCGGCCGGGCGACGAGGTGTTCTACGCCGGCAGCATCACGCGGCCGGGCGCGAACAGCGAATACCACGCGGTCGACGAGCGCATCGCCGCGCTGAAGCCGCGCACGCTCGACTTCGCGGCGGCCGCCGCGCTGCCGCTCACCGCGCTGACCGCGTGGGAAGCGCTGTTCGACCGGCTGCGCGTGTCGCCGCAGGGCGCGGACGCGGGCAAGTCGGTGCTGATCGTCGGCGGCGCGGGCGGCGTCGGCTCGATCGCGATCCAGCTTGCGAAGACGCTCGGCAAGCTGCACGTGATCGCGACCGCGTCGCGGCCCGAATCGGTGCAGTGGGTGCGCGGGCTCGGCGCCGACCAGGTGGTCGACCACTTCGGCGATTTGCCCGCGCAGCTGCGCGACGCGGGCTACCCGCAGGTCGACTATGTGCTGATCTTCAACGACTCCGACCGGCACTTCCCGGCGGCGGCCGAGGTGATCCGGCCGCAGGGGGGCATCTGCACGATCGTCGAGAATGCGAAGCCGCTGCCGGTCGAGCTGCTGAAGGCGAAGAGCGCCGCGTTTCACTGGGAATTCATGTTCACGCGCGCGATGTTCGAGACGCCGGACATGATCGAGCAGCACAAGCTGTTGACCGAAGTGGCGCGGCTCGTCGACGACGGCGTGCTGCGCACGACGCTGGGCGAGCACCTGGGGGCGATCAACGCGGACAACGTGCGGCGCGCGCATCGGCTGCTGGAGGCGGGGCGCGCGATCGGCAAGCTGGTGCTGAGCGGCTTCTGA
- a CDS encoding LysR family transcriptional regulator, with protein MTSDPTSAPALPPIPGPDKPLDLLDVGLFVRAALLANVTAAGREFGVSAAVASARIAQLERQLGARLLHRTTRRISLTQDGEVFMARAEALLAAADAARASVGHGRTEPYGRLKVSMSSSFGRQHVAPVIPAFLRRYPSVSLDLRLSDEIVDLVDEGIDVAIRLGALKDSTLVARKLAANRRVVCCSPAYLAEHGAPRHPADLAQHECVILGDQRDWSFVTPQGPLTVRVGGRLVASNGEAIREALVDGFGIAIKSTWDVAPQLARGALVTVLDDYPLADEVAIWAVYPSRAHVPLKTLAFISFLAGHFGDPPYWDRADAR; from the coding sequence ATGACATCCGACCCGACATCGGCTCCGGCATTGCCCCCCATTCCCGGCCCCGACAAGCCGCTCGACCTGCTCGACGTCGGCCTGTTCGTGCGCGCGGCGCTGCTCGCGAACGTGACCGCCGCCGGCCGCGAATTCGGCGTGTCCGCCGCGGTCGCGAGCGCGCGCATCGCGCAGCTCGAACGCCAGCTCGGCGCCCGCCTGCTGCATCGCACCACGCGCCGCATCAGCCTCACGCAGGACGGTGAGGTCTTCATGGCGCGCGCCGAGGCGCTGCTCGCCGCCGCCGACGCCGCGCGCGCGTCGGTCGGCCACGGCCGCACCGAGCCGTACGGGCGCCTGAAGGTGTCGATGTCGTCGTCGTTCGGCCGCCAGCACGTCGCGCCGGTGATCCCGGCCTTCCTGCGCCGCTACCCGTCGGTGTCGCTCGACCTGCGGCTGTCCGACGAGATCGTCGACCTGGTCGACGAAGGCATCGACGTCGCGATCCGGCTCGGCGCGCTGAAGGATTCGACGCTGGTCGCGCGCAAGCTCGCCGCGAACCGCCGCGTCGTGTGCTGCTCGCCCGCCTATCTTGCCGAGCACGGCGCGCCGCGCCATCCGGCCGATCTCGCGCAGCACGAATGCGTGATCCTCGGCGACCAGCGCGACTGGTCGTTCGTCACGCCGCAGGGGCCGCTCACGGTGCGCGTCGGCGGCCGGCTCGTCGCGAGCAACGGCGAGGCGATCCGCGAAGCGCTCGTCGACGGCTTCGGGATCGCGATCAAGTCGACCTGGGACGTCGCGCCCCAATTGGCGCGCGGCGCGCTCGTCACCGTGCTCGACGACTACCCGCTCGCCGACGAGGTCGCGATCTGGGCCGTCTACCCGAGCCGCGCGCACGTGCCGCTGAAGACGCTCGCGTTCATTTCGTTTCTCGCCGGGCATTTCGGCGATCCGCCTTACTGGGATCGTGCGGATGCGCGATAG
- the serB gene encoding phosphoserine phosphatase SerB produces the protein MTQNLVIQSVAPLSDAHHKPLLALARGARIVQIDAHALRIEDANPAQRPDIDVYCGTHALDFAFVDAGRTLHDFGLVVMDMDSTLITIECIDEIADFCGFKAEVAAITEASMRGEIRDFDESLTRRVALLAGLDAQALDRVYDERLRLSPGAETMLAGAKAAGLKTLLVSGGFTFFTERLKMRLGLDFAHANTLEIVDGKLTGKVIGEIVNADVKARMLRDTCASLGIAPSRAIAMGDGSNDLKMMAEAGLSVAFRAKPIVRDAATVAFDHVGLDGLLRLF, from the coding sequence ATGACTCAGAATCTCGTCATCCAGAGCGTCGCGCCGTTGTCGGACGCACATCACAAACCGTTGCTCGCGCTGGCGCGCGGCGCCCGCATCGTGCAGATCGACGCGCACGCGCTGCGCATCGAAGATGCCAATCCAGCGCAGCGGCCCGACATCGACGTGTACTGCGGCACGCACGCGCTCGACTTCGCGTTCGTCGATGCCGGCCGCACGCTGCACGACTTCGGGCTCGTCGTGATGGACATGGATTCGACGCTGATCACGATCGAATGCATCGACGAGATCGCGGATTTCTGCGGCTTCAAGGCGGAGGTGGCGGCAATCACCGAGGCGTCGATGCGCGGCGAGATCCGCGATTTCGACGAAAGCCTGACGCGTCGCGTCGCGCTGCTCGCCGGCCTCGACGCACAGGCGCTCGATCGCGTGTACGACGAGCGGTTGCGGCTGTCGCCGGGCGCGGAGACGATGCTCGCCGGCGCGAAGGCCGCCGGCCTGAAGACGCTGCTCGTGTCGGGGGGCTTCACGTTCTTCACCGAACGCCTGAAGATGCGGCTCGGCCTCGACTTCGCGCACGCGAACACGCTCGAAATCGTCGACGGCAAGCTGACCGGGAAAGTGATCGGCGAGATCGTCAACGCCGACGTGAAGGCGCGCATGCTGCGCGACACGTGTGCGTCGCTCGGCATCGCGCCAAGCCGCGCGATCGCGATGGGCGACGGCTCGAACGACCTGAAGATGATGGCGGAAGCCGGCCTGTCGGTCGCCTTCCGCGCGAAGCCGATCGTGCGCGACGCGGCGACGGTCGCGTTCGATCACGTCGGCCTCGACGGCCTGCTGCGCCTGTTCTGA
- a CDS encoding cystathionine beta-lyase, which yields MTASTPKRALQTRIVQPDDVIPEGFRSFVPPVARASTVVFPDLATMRNLDWRQDSQWRYGLHATPTSLALAQRLAEIEGGTHALLQPSGLAAIMNVYFGLVKAGDDVLIPHNVYGPNADFGNWLAKDFGITVRFYDPLVGAGIADLIRPNTRLIWLEAPGSVTMEVPDVRAITVVAKQHGVVTAIDNTYSAGLAFKPFEHGVDISVQALTKYQSGGSDLLMGATITADAALHAHLKLARMRCGIGVSVDDCSLVLRSLPSMQARFDAHSKSALALAHWLKARPEIAAVLHPQLPDCPGHASFERDFTGAGGLFSVIFDARYSAAQVDRFVEALELFAIGWSWGGACSLAMPYDVASMRPEWPHRGTLVRFYVGLEAEADLRADIERAMQATLG from the coding sequence ATGACTGCATCCACTCCCAAACGCGCACTGCAAACCCGCATCGTTCAACCCGACGACGTGATTCCGGAAGGCTTCCGCTCGTTCGTTCCGCCGGTCGCGCGCGCGTCGACGGTCGTGTTTCCCGACCTCGCGACGATGCGCAACCTCGACTGGCGCCAGGACAGCCAGTGGCGCTACGGGCTGCACGCAACGCCGACCTCGCTCGCGCTCGCGCAGCGGCTCGCGGAGATCGAGGGCGGCACGCACGCGCTGCTGCAGCCGTCGGGTCTCGCGGCGATCATGAACGTCTACTTCGGCCTGGTGAAGGCGGGCGACGACGTGCTGATCCCGCACAACGTCTACGGCCCGAACGCCGATTTCGGCAACTGGCTCGCAAAGGATTTCGGCATCACCGTGCGTTTCTACGATCCGCTCGTCGGCGCCGGCATCGCGGACCTGATCCGGCCGAACACGCGCCTGATCTGGCTCGAGGCGCCCGGCTCGGTGACGATGGAAGTGCCGGACGTCCGGGCGATCACGGTGGTCGCGAAGCAGCACGGCGTCGTCACCGCGATCGACAACACGTATTCGGCGGGGCTCGCGTTCAAGCCGTTCGAGCACGGCGTCGACATCTCGGTGCAGGCGCTGACCAAGTACCAGTCGGGCGGCAGCGACCTGCTGATGGGCGCGACGATCACCGCGGACGCGGCGCTGCACGCACACCTGAAGCTCGCGCGGATGCGCTGCGGGATCGGCGTGTCGGTCGACGACTGCTCGCTCGTGCTGCGCAGCCTGCCGAGCATGCAGGCGCGCTTCGACGCGCACAGCAAGAGCGCGCTCGCGCTCGCGCACTGGCTGAAGGCGCGGCCGGAAATCGCGGCCGTGCTGCATCCGCAGTTGCCGGATTGTCCGGGCCATGCGTCGTTCGAGCGCGATTTCACGGGGGCGGGCGGCCTGTTCTCGGTGATCTTCGACGCGCGCTACAGCGCGGCGCAAGTCGACCGCTTCGTCGAGGCGCTGGAGCTGTTCGCGATCGGCTGGAGCTGGGGGGGCGCGTGCAGTCTCGCGATGCCGTACGACGTCGCGTCGATGCGGCCGGAGTGGCCGCATCGCGGCACGCTGGTGCGGTTCTACGTCGGCCTGGAGGCCGAAGCCGACCTGCGCGCGGACATCGAGCGCGCGATGCAGGCGACGCTCGGCTGA
- the bktB gene encoding beta-ketothiolase BktB: protein MQREVVVVSGVRTAIGDFGGSLKDFPPTELGAKVVREVLQRAQVSGDEVGHVVFGNVVHTEPKDMYLARVAAIDGGVAQHTPALTVNRLCGSGLQAIVSAAQGVLLGDADVAIAGGAENMSRAPYSMPAARFGQRMGDMRAVDMMVGALNDPFQTIHMGVTAENVAAKYGISRDEQDALALESHRRASHAAQAGYFKDQILPVELIGSKKGTPVMFDRDEHVRHDASADDFTKLRPVFVKENGTVTAGNASGINDAAAAVLLMERSVAEKRGARPLARLVAYAHAGVDPAYMGIGPVPATRKVLERAGLTVADLDVIEANEAFAAQACAVTKALGLDPAKVNPNGSGISLGHPIGATGALIAVKALYELQRIGGRYALVTMCIGGGQGIAAIFERI, encoded by the coding sequence ATGCAGCGTGAAGTGGTGGTGGTGAGCGGCGTGCGGACCGCGATCGGCGATTTCGGCGGCAGCCTGAAGGATTTCCCGCCGACCGAACTGGGCGCGAAGGTCGTGCGCGAAGTGCTGCAGCGCGCGCAGGTGTCGGGCGACGAGGTCGGCCACGTGGTGTTCGGCAACGTCGTGCATACCGAGCCGAAGGACATGTACCTCGCGCGGGTCGCCGCGATCGACGGCGGCGTCGCGCAGCACACGCCCGCGCTCACCGTCAACCGGCTGTGCGGCTCGGGCCTGCAGGCGATCGTGTCGGCCGCGCAGGGCGTGCTGCTCGGCGATGCGGACGTTGCGATCGCCGGCGGCGCGGAAAACATGAGCCGCGCGCCGTATTCGATGCCGGCCGCGCGGTTCGGCCAGCGGATGGGCGACATGCGCGCGGTCGACATGATGGTCGGCGCGCTGAACGATCCGTTCCAGACGATCCACATGGGCGTGACGGCGGAGAACGTCGCGGCGAAATACGGAATCTCGCGCGACGAGCAGGACGCGCTGGCGCTCGAATCTCACCGGCGCGCGTCGCATGCGGCGCAGGCCGGCTACTTCAAGGACCAGATCCTGCCGGTCGAGCTGATCGGCTCGAAGAAGGGCACGCCGGTCATGTTCGACCGCGACGAGCACGTGCGGCACGACGCGAGCGCCGACGACTTCACGAAGCTGCGCCCGGTGTTCGTCAAGGAAAACGGCACGGTGACGGCCGGCAATGCGTCGGGCATCAACGACGCGGCCGCCGCGGTGCTGCTGATGGAGCGCAGCGTGGCCGAGAAGCGCGGCGCACGGCCGCTCGCGCGTCTCGTCGCGTATGCGCACGCAGGCGTCGATCCCGCGTACATGGGAATCGGCCCGGTGCCGGCAACGCGCAAGGTGCTCGAGCGCGCGGGGCTGACGGTCGCGGATCTCGACGTGATCGAGGCAAACGAGGCATTCGCCGCACAGGCCTGCGCGGTGACGAAGGCGCTGGGGCTGGACCCGGCGAAGGTGAATCCGAACGGGTCGGGCATTTCGCTCGGTCACCCGATCGGCGCGACGGGCGCGCTGATTGCCGTCAAGGCGCTGTACGAACTGCAGCGCATCGGCGGCCGTTACGCGCTCGTGACGATGTGCATCGGCGGCGGGCAGGGCATCGCCGCGATTTTCGAGCGAATCTGA
- a CDS encoding sugar kinase, whose product MAAPFPEILALGEAMVEFNQSQPGRPEFLQGFGGDTSNFCIAAARQGASAGFVSAVGDDPFGRLLSDLWRSEGVDTTYVRIDHAAPTGVYFVTHGPNGHQFDYLRAGSAASRYATGDLPLDALAAAKAVHLSGISLAIGTAACDAAFAAIEHARKHGAKVSFDTNLRLKLWPLPRARAVMREALRQTDICLPSWEDVTAITGADDRDAIVDAMLELGPQVVALKLGKDGAYVATPHERRVVPGFTVDAIDATGAGDCFGGAFVARIVAGDDPFTAARYANAAAALSTTGYGAVAPIPRRDAVERFMQG is encoded by the coding sequence ATGGCGGCGCCGTTTCCGGAGATTCTCGCGCTCGGCGAGGCGATGGTCGAATTCAACCAGTCGCAGCCGGGCCGTCCCGAATTCCTGCAGGGCTTCGGCGGCGACACGTCGAACTTCTGCATCGCGGCAGCGCGCCAGGGCGCGTCGGCGGGCTTCGTGTCGGCAGTCGGCGACGACCCGTTCGGCCGGCTGCTGAGCGACCTGTGGCGCAGTGAGGGCGTCGACACGACGTATGTGCGCATCGACCATGCGGCGCCGACCGGCGTGTACTTCGTCACGCACGGCCCGAACGGCCATCAGTTCGACTACCTGCGCGCCGGCTCGGCCGCGAGCCGCTACGCGACCGGCGACCTGCCGCTCGACGCGCTCGCCGCCGCGAAGGCGGTGCACCTGTCGGGCATCAGCCTCGCGATCGGCACGGCTGCGTGCGACGCCGCGTTCGCGGCGATCGAGCATGCGCGCAAGCACGGCGCGAAGGTCAGCTTCGACACGAACCTGCGCCTGAAGCTGTGGCCGCTGCCGCGCGCCCGCGCGGTGATGCGCGAGGCGCTGCGCCAGACGGACATCTGCCTGCCGAGCTGGGAGGATGTCACGGCGATCACAGGCGCGGACGACCGCGATGCGATCGTCGACGCGATGCTCGAACTCGGGCCGCAGGTCGTCGCGCTGAAGCTCGGCAAGGACGGCGCGTATGTTGCGACGCCGCACGAACGGCGCGTCGTGCCGGGCTTCACGGTCGACGCGATCGACGCGACGGGCGCGGGCGACTGCTTCGGCGGCGCGTTCGTCGCGCGGATCGTCGCGGGCGACGATCCGTTCACGGCGGCGCGCTACGCGAACGCGGCGGCGGCGCTGTCGACGACGGGCTACGGCGCGGTCGCGCCGATTCCGCGGCGCGACGCGGTGGAGCGCTTCATGCAGGGCTGA
- the rimO gene encoding 30S ribosomal protein S12 methylthiotransferase RimO, producing MSQSPKVGFVSLGCPKALVDSEQIITQLRAEGYEISGTYDGADLVVVNTCGFIDEAVQESLDAIGEALTENGKVIVTGCLGAKKSASGSGLIEEVHPKVLAVTGPHAVGEVMQAVHSHLPKPHDPFVDLVPAAGIKLTPRHYAYLKISEGCNHRCTFCIIPSMRGDLVSRPVAEVMLEAENLFKSGVKELLVISQDTSAYGVDVKYRTGFWNGKPIKTRMTDLVAALGELAAQYGAWVRLHYVYPYPSVDEVIPLMAEGPFKGHVLPYLDVPFQHAHPEVLKRMKRPANAEKVLERVQKWRELCPDLTIRSTFIAGFPGETEEQFETLLDFIREAELDRVGCFAYSPVEGATANELDGALPDDVREERRARFMEVAEEVSAKRIERKVGKTLKVLIDEVSDEGGIGRTAADAPEIDGVVYVEPAQKASKRYKVGDFVSVKITGADGHDLWGEV from the coding sequence ATGTCTCAATCCCCGAAAGTAGGCTTCGTTTCGCTCGGCTGCCCGAAAGCGCTGGTCGACTCCGAACAAATCATCACCCAGCTGCGCGCCGAAGGCTATGAAATCTCCGGCACCTACGACGGCGCAGATCTCGTCGTTGTCAACACCTGCGGCTTCATCGACGAAGCCGTGCAGGAGAGCCTCGACGCGATCGGCGAGGCGCTGACCGAAAACGGCAAGGTGATCGTCACCGGCTGTCTCGGCGCGAAGAAGAGCGCAAGCGGCTCGGGCCTGATCGAGGAGGTGCATCCGAAGGTGCTCGCGGTCACCGGCCCGCACGCGGTCGGCGAGGTGATGCAGGCGGTCCATTCGCACCTGCCGAAGCCGCACGATCCGTTCGTCGACCTCGTGCCCGCGGCCGGCATCAAGCTCACGCCGCGCCACTACGCGTACCTGAAGATTTCCGAAGGCTGCAACCACCGCTGCACGTTCTGCATCATCCCGTCGATGCGCGGCGACCTCGTGTCGCGCCCGGTCGCCGAAGTGATGCTCGAAGCGGAAAACCTGTTCAAGTCCGGCGTCAAGGAACTGCTCGTGATCTCGCAGGACACGAGCGCGTACGGCGTCGACGTCAAATATCGCACGGGCTTCTGGAACGGCAAGCCGATCAAGACGCGCATGACCGACCTGGTCGCCGCGCTCGGCGAACTCGCGGCGCAGTACGGCGCGTGGGTGCGCCTGCACTACGTGTATCCGTATCCGAGCGTCGATGAAGTCATTCCGCTGATGGCCGAAGGTCCGTTCAAGGGCCACGTGCTGCCGTACCTCGACGTGCCGTTCCAGCACGCGCATCCGGAAGTGCTGAAGCGCATGAAGCGCCCGGCGAACGCCGAGAAGGTGCTCGAGCGCGTGCAGAAGTGGCGCGAGCTCTGCCCGGACCTGACGATCCGCAGCACGTTCATCGCGGGTTTCCCCGGCGAGACCGAGGAACAGTTCGAGACGCTGCTCGACTTCATCCGCGAGGCGGAACTCGACCGTGTCGGCTGCTTCGCGTATTCGCCGGTCGAGGGTGCGACGGCGAACGAGCTGGACGGCGCGCTGCCCGACGACGTGCGCGAGGAGCGTCGCGCGCGCTTCATGGAAGTGGCCGAGGAGGTGTCGGCGAAGCGCATCGAGCGCAAGGTCGGCAAGACGCTGAAGGTGCTGATCGACGAAGTGAGCGACGAAGGCGGCATCGGCCGCACGGCGGCGGATGCGCCGGAAATCGACGGCGTCGTCTACGTCGAGCCGGCGCAGAAGGCGTCGAAGCGCTACAAGGTCGGCGATTTCGTGTCCGTGAAGATCACGGGCGCCGACGGTCACGATCTGTGGGGCGAGGTGTAA
- a CDS encoding integrase core domain-containing protein has translation MSERITQGERFNGRLREECLARCAFDSFVQAHTRIGMWRSDYNSVRQHCALGQLTSDQFPKMHQSKTAEAASLQMACPA, from the coding sequence GTGTCCGAGCGCATCACGCAAGGTGAGCGCTTCAACGGACGATTGCGCGAAGAATGCCTGGCTCGGTGTGCGTTCGACAGCTTCGTCCAGGCACATACGCGCATCGGAATGTGGCGAAGCGATTACAACTCGGTTCGCCAGCATTGTGCCTTGGGGCAACTGACATCGGATCAATTCCCGAAAATGCATCAATCGAAAACTGCCGAAGCCGCCAGCTTGCAAATGGCGTGCCCGGCGTAA
- the phaR gene encoding polyhydroxyalkanoate synthesis repressor PhaR, with protein MTTTKKTAERLIKKYPNRRLYDTETSTYITLTDVKQLVLEQEDFKVVDAKSSEDLTRSILLQIILEEESGGVPMFSSSMLSQIIRFYGHAMQGMMGTYLEKNIQAFIDIQNKLADQSKNLYENNAMNPEIWSQFMNMQAPMMQGMMTSYIEQSKNMFVQMQEQMQNQAKSMFSSFPFKPPGSEPEKK; from the coding sequence ATGACTACTACAAAGAAAACGGCTGAACGGCTCATCAAGAAATATCCGAACCGCCGGCTCTACGATACCGAGACAAGCACGTACATCACGCTTACCGACGTGAAACAACTCGTGCTGGAACAGGAGGATTTCAAGGTCGTCGACGCGAAATCGAGCGAAGACCTGACCCGCAGCATCCTGCTGCAGATCATCCTCGAAGAGGAAAGCGGCGGCGTGCCGATGTTCTCGTCGTCGATGCTGTCACAGATCATCCGCTTCTACGGGCATGCGATGCAGGGGATGATGGGCACCTACCTGGAGAAGAACATCCAGGCGTTCATCGATATCCAGAACAAACTCGCGGACCAGTCGAAGAACCTGTATGAGAACAATGCGATGAACCCGGAGATCTGGTCGCAGTTCATGAACATGCAGGCGCCGATGATGCAGGGCATGATGACGAGCTACATCGAGCAATCGAAGAACATGTTCGTCCAGATGCAGGAACAAATGCAGAATCAGGCGAAGTCGATGTTCAGTTCGTTCCCGTTCAAGCCGCCTGGCTCGGAGCCGGAGAAGAAGTAA
- a CDS encoding 3-ketoacyl-ACP reductase, protein MSQRIAYVTGGMGGIGTSICQRLLKDGFKVVAGCGPNSPRRVKWLEEQKALGFDFIASEGNVGDWDSTKEAFDKVKAEVGEIDVLVNNAGITRDVVFRKMTREDWTAVIDTNLTSLFNVTKQVIDGMVERGWGRIINISSVNGQKGQFGQTNYSTAKAGIHGFTMSLAQEVATKGVTVNTVSPGYIGTDMVKAIRPDVLEKIVATIPVRRLGAPEEIGSIVAWLASNDSGFATGADFSLNGGLHMG, encoded by the coding sequence ATGTCTCAGCGAATTGCTTACGTAACGGGCGGCATGGGCGGCATCGGCACCAGCATCTGCCAGCGCCTGTTGAAGGACGGCTTCAAGGTGGTGGCGGGCTGCGGCCCGAACTCGCCGCGTCGCGTGAAATGGCTCGAGGAGCAGAAGGCGCTCGGGTTCGACTTCATCGCATCGGAAGGCAACGTCGGCGACTGGGACTCGACCAAGGAAGCGTTCGACAAGGTCAAGGCCGAGGTCGGCGAGATCGACGTGCTGGTCAACAACGCGGGCATCACGCGCGACGTCGTGTTCCGCAAGATGACGCGCGAGGACTGGACCGCCGTCATCGACACCAACCTGACGAGCCTGTTCAACGTGACGAAACAGGTGATCGACGGCATGGTCGAACGCGGCTGGGGCCGGATCATCAACATCTCGTCGGTGAACGGCCAGAAGGGCCAGTTCGGCCAGACCAACTACTCGACCGCGAAGGCCGGCATTCACGGCTTCACGATGTCGCTCGCGCAGGAAGTCGCGACGAAGGGCGTGACGGTCAACACCGTGTCGCCGGGCTATATCGGCACCGACATGGTCAAGGCGATCCGTCCGGACGTGCTCGAGAAGATCGTCGCGACGATTCCGGTGCGTCGTCTCGGCGCACCCGAGGAAATCGGGTCGATCGTCGCGTGGCTTGCGTCGAATGATTCGGGCTTCGCGACGGGCGCCGACTTCTCGCTGAACGGCGGCCTGCACATGGGCTGA